The nucleotide sequence TAATCTGTGAATGCTTTTGACTGACAGAACTTCCCTATGTAAGCACCTCATGCTCTCGGCGTTACACAGATGTACACGCTCAATTGAAATCACTACAGTTCATTGCTGCTCGATTACACCCCAAACCCATGTGAATGTGAATATATTCAAACTCAAAACTCAAAATCAATTGGAGAAACAGTAGCACGGAAACCATACATAGATGTTCAAAAACTGCATAGCTTACATGCTTATATCTCTGTATATGAATATGATGACTCTCTGCCGCTAACAAGAAATAAGTTACTCTGCTTCAACCATTACATGGTAGGATTACAGGCTTTGGTACCATAGGCGTGCATAAGAAGAGATGACAGATGAGAGCTTAGTGCTTCTTGCGAGAAAAGTGGTTGTCGTTTGGATTTCTTTTCCCACTGAACATTGCGAGTGCCTTCCTCACTGGAGGTTTCAGTGGTGCCTTCTTATCACCACTGTGCGAAAATATGTCGTCGACGCCCAAGAAATCATCCTCCTATAGTGAAACTTATAATCAGATTTGTTCCTAAACAAACGTCATCACAAGTAGTAAAAGGTACCGAATAACTTGTAACAATGTCAAATGAGGGAATGCATACTTGACAACTGACCACATATAATATTGAAGTAATATACCACATAATAACATAAAATTCCTTATTGCGAATACACTTTTAAGTTATGCAAAAATATGCTAGAGCACTAACCTTGCTTGACTTCTTCACTTTAGGATGAAGAACCTTCTGAGGAAGTTGGTCCTCACGAAGAATGGGGTTCTTAGTTATGGCAGCTCTTCCACCTTGGGGCATTGGGAGGGAAAACTGCAAGCAAACAGGTAAACAGTTACAAACAACATCTTCGGCATTCTATGGAATCGACTCTGTAAAAAAGTTCAGGTGGACCGATGGAAAGATAATTGCAATCAAGGAACTAGAACTATCTCAAAACGAACATGAATGTCCTTTCTGAAGACACCAGAATACAAGAAATGTGTAGTCTCGGAACAGACCATATTGTCAGGTATTTGACTGCCACTATCAAACCAAATATCCAAATATTATTCGCCACTTATATCATGGAAACTGTTCCTCACTACTGCACTCCTGAACGCCATTGACAGTACAAGCATGAAAATAGACCACAAGGTCTAGGCAAACATATGTTTCTAAAATGGTGTGAGCAATACAGacaagaatcaatcaatcaattaaTTAACCACCCTCCACTGCAAGCAGTTCAAGATCACAGAAGTTGCAGAACACGTGCCTAGGCAATTAGAAAGACAAGCAGCATAAATACACTCACTTTTGTGCCTCGAAGTGTAACACGTGGGCGCCGTGAAGCCATAgtgatctcattttcaccaactGTTACTGAAACCTTCCGTAAGGTCCCACCATTGCCACACTTCGGACAAAATATTTTTCCAACCTCTTGGGTCACCTTATAGCAAGCATGGCACCTCAAAACCCACCTGTCACAGAAGCATAAAAAGACATGTGTTAGTGGCCATTAAAAATACAACGTTGTCTTGGATAGCACTATTGTACCGAAACAGGTCTGAAGATGTTAATTCGCATACCTATGCATCTGGCGTATCTGCATGCCACCTGGTGCTACGAGACGGAGGCCAATCTGCAGGATGACATTTTGCATGGCGTAATCACTAGTAACACATGCTACAGTTGATTCGGATAAAGACCTCAGGGTCCAACTCTGCTCACTGCTCTCATCTATGGAATGTGCATCATCACCTCCCTCATCCTCACCTTTTATATCTAGGTTATCCAATTCTTTGGTGCATGCATCAGTATCATCACCGTAAGCTAGCTGGTCAGAATGCAAATGTTCTCCAGCAATTTCAGTGTGATTCTCTGCTTGATGTTCAAAACCATCAGAACTTGCACTGATTTTCTCAGGGACAGAATTAAGGCCATCTGTTGAAGTCAGACCATGCTTCAATCCACCATTTCCAGAGGGAACTTTATCATCATCAATTGATGGAGCAACAGAACTTGTCTCAAAACTTTGTCGAGATTCCTTGAGGGCATCACGCCTTGCCTTCCTCCGCAAATATCTTCTGTGGGTGTTGCGGCTAACAGCAGGCATCCAACCTACATTGTTCTCATCCTCCTCCCATGCAACAGGTGCATCCTTCTCCGAAGGCTGGTGCTCTGTATCCTCTTGTGCCTCACAGACACTGTTGGTCTCGCTCATCGGGATATCTTGATTCTCAATATCCTTCAGAGGAAGTATTCGAGAATTGATATCTCCACCAGCTTCAGACATCTGATCCAACTCTTCCCACTCTTTCAGGTTAGGCACATTAGAGCCCCAACCAGGCAGTGGAGCTTCAGATAGCTTTCTGACATTCACCTCACGCAGAGGAGGAGGGTGCTCCCGCAAATGGCTAGTCCCATGGATCTCAGCTTCTAACATGTAAGCCAAAGCAATAACCTTGATATCAACATCTGACAGCGTTTGGATGTCTCCTGTCTCCCTGGCAAACTTGGTAACTGCAAGCAATAATAAGGATACAAAAATAAGTCTCACATATATACACAGTGCTCAGACCAAGAATGGCAGCGGCTGCAGCTGAACACCCCCAATATTTGTCATAAAAAGACTAATGCTTAAATGTGATCTCTTGTTTACCAATGCTAAATGAAGACATCATGCTTTCTTACTATGATCACCATAGTAGTAAGTAAGAAAGCAAACAACGGTAGCAACATCAGCCATTAATGTAGGATGATAAATTACTAATACAATCAAGAAGTCTTAGCAATAATTCACTAAACTTGACAGTTTTTTTCtcctaataaaaaataaaagacaACCCATAAAACGGAACATCAAAATGCATAAAACTTCCTCAAACAAAAAGCTACAAATTAACAACCACGAGCACTAGTGCGAGAGAGATTTAACTCAGATTAATGTTGCATTCGAGAGACTAGAGCAGCGACCTTTCTTAACGAACTCCGGCGCAGGCTCAACGGTCTCGACGGGGACGGGGAggagcccgagccgccgccgcgcGGCCGCGTCCCGGACCTCCTCGAGCACCTCCGGCACGGTGACAAGGCGTCCCGCGGAGGTGGAGAGAGCGGAGCCGCCGGAGATGACGGCGTTGGCGTCCACCACGGCGACCGCCACGCCGCTGGAGTTGGCGCAGCTCGCCACGATGCGGCTCACCGCCTGCGCCGTCGACTCCTTCTCCACGGCCTTCCGCtgcgccgtcgccgctgctccccaCGCCCCGGCGCCGGCCGGAGGGGCCGCCTCATCGTCGGAGGCAGCCGTGgtcggggtggcggcggcggccgccgcggggGCGAGAGGCGGCCACGCTTCCATTGGGGTCTAGGGTTTGGGGCTCACTTTTCTGTTTGCCCCCCTTGGATTTTTTGCAGTTCAGTATTCCCGCGGGATGAGCGCGATAAATATGTTGACGACTTTGCGTTTCGGTACCCCTAATTACCAACTAATTCGATAACCTTTGCACTGCAAGGCAGGGGAAGAGCAATAATCGGACCGGATTAGAATAATATAATTATTGAAAGGCGATTAGTGAATAATCACCATCCTCCTCAGCAAGCATAAAGAAGAGCGGCCCTCGCAGCGCACTCCGGCTCCGCATCTGGCCCGGCTGTCTGTTTGCGCCAACGGCCGGAACCCTAATCCCctccccggcgccggcgccgctgcGCCCCACCCGCGGCCACCAGAATCCAGATCGAGGTTTTGCTCTTGCCGCGGCCCCGCCTAAACCTGTCTCATCCACCGCCCGCCCCTGCTTCGCTTCAGATTGGGCGCAGCGGGTGATTCCTCATTCATGTTTTATGGTACTGTGTCGTATCCTTGTCGGTGGATGGTGTATTCTCTTTGGTTCATTGCCGCGATTGTCTGGTCACGGTAGGCGTATTCGTTTATGAACTGATTTTGCGTATGGAATAGTGGGCGTACTGCACTGGAAACCCTTGATTTTAGGAGGTAGTTAAGTGCAGATTTACTGTGCGTTTTGTTTTTGCGCTGGAAATCGCTGTGATGACTTACAAAGGACGGTATCTGAGCGAGGCAACTATTATCCTCGCATGATTATACCTGATCTGAGACAAATTGTCTGAGCAAGTATCTTTAATCAATCCTAGTAGTTTATCCTGTTCCCCTGATGTTTGGTCAAAAATGCTGTCGTGGAGTTTCATGCTTTCCCGTTCACTTGTTTGCCGTGATGACATCTACAAGGACGGTATCTGAGTACGGTGGCTCTTAAAATGGTGCCCCTTCTTCGATTACAACCAATCTGAATGAGACTCTGAGCAAACAGGTGCTGTCCTCTATTCATCAGCAAGCATTGTCTGATGGTCCTAGTTGAGCTCTACATCAAAATGCTATCCTATACTTTCCTTTATGTCAACCATATGTTTCTTTTGGCACATCTGAACATGTGAGCAAACTTAAATATTCCAGCAATGCAGTGCTGTGAAAGCTTTTCCTTGCCTTTTGTTTTGTGCTCCTTGGGTTAAATGTTTTGCAACTGAGTACATCTTTTTAGTTTTTCTGAATGTGTGAACATGAGCTATTTTTCACAGCAATTGTTTGCCTTGATAACTAGTGCAAGTGCAAGGATTGTCTTACTTTATATCTAATAAAATTGAATGACTTCTTAGCAAAATTATTTTGCCGGTCTGATCACTCCTTCTCTTAAAAGATATTGTAGCTTTTTAGTAATATTTTGATTTATTGTACATGTTTTTCCACACCGGATTTATTGTACATGTAATGCATATCTATGGATGATTGCTATGATGACTCCTATTAGGACGGTATCTGAAGGGGGTGATTTTTCATTGCATCCCATCTGATTATACCAAAACTGAATATGGTTTCTGAGCAAATCCAACCATACCGTCGAAGGACCCAACCAATGATTTACCCTGTTTTGATCAACCTGATTGATTTAATTACATTCATTGCTTTCCCAGTGACAGCATGGTTTATTGAGTTGGCATTGTCTTATCTATTTCTTATCACAGTTTTgtcttattttgtgctctctttcGGGTCATGCCTGTTCTCTTTTTGCCATGATGATTCCTATTAGGACGGTATCTTAAGGGGATGACTTTTAAGTGCACCCCTTCTGATTATACCAGAACTGAATATGGTTTCTGAGCAAATCCAGCCATGCCACTGTAGAACTCAGTTACCCAGCCAATGATTTGCCCTCTTTGATCAACCTGATTGATGTAGCTACATTCTTCACTTTCCCAATGCCGACACTATTATGGCATTAGGATTGCCCTATTCAATTTCCTAGGACAGTTTTCTTCTTTGTTCTTTCTTGGATCATGTTTGTTCTGTATATTTGCCATGATGACTACTATTAGGACGGTATctgaagggggtggcttttaagTGTACCTCTTCTGATTATTCCAAGACTGAATATGGTTTCTGAGCAAATCAAGACATCACCAAAGAACCCAACTGATGGTTTACCCTTTTTGTTCAACCCGATTCATATAAATGTGTGCCAAATTTTGTTCTTATTTTATGCTCTCTTTTAGGTCATGCTTGTTCTCGTTTTGCCGTGATGTTTCCTATTAGGACGGTATCTTAAGGGGATGGCTTTTAAGTGCACCCCTTCTGATTATACCCAAACTGAATATGGTTTCTGAGCAAATCCAGCCATACCACTTTAGCACTCAGTTACCCAGCCAATGATTTGCCCCCTCTTTGATCAACCTGATTGATGTAGCTGCATTCTTCACTTTCCCAGTGATAACACTATTATGGCATCAGGATTGCCATATTCGATTTCCTAGGACAGTTGTCTTCTTCTGTGTCCTTTCTTGGATCATGCTTGTTCTGTATATTTGCCATGATGACTATTATTAGGACGGTATCTGAAGGGGGTAGCTTTTAATTGTACCTCTTCTGATTATACCGAGACTGAATATGTTTTCTGAGCAAATCCAGACGTATCACCAAAGAACCCAACTGATGGTTTACCCTTTTTGTTCAACCTGATTGATGTAAATGCATGCTTAACTTTCCCAATGTTACTACAAGATTTATTGCTGTTTTCTATTTACAATCACAGTTGTCATCTTCTTCTATATATAATTTGCTATGATGATTTCTCGTGGATGGTACCTATGATTACATCCAAGCTGATAGAATTCTTATTGTAAGTAATAAGGAAGGCAGTCACTGTTTGCTTTCTGAAAAAATACTGTGTTGCCACTTTCTTCTATGTTTGTTTCATTTATCCATTTGTAGCATCCTTGTGTTCCTATATGTGCAATCCTTTTATATTTATCTCAAAAAATAATAATTGGCTTccatgtgagttttggctaccaTTGCCTGCTTATTTCAGATATTAATCTTTAAGAAGAttccttgtttatttcatataccTAGCAGTCTTGATATATAAGTTGAATCTTTATTTGGGTTTGTTTGCTCACTTTTTAACCATGTTTTCTAATCTTGTGACTTTCTAAAATTTTCCATTGTAGTTGGTTATTGCACTTTGTAGTTTTTGTACAGTACTTGTCCATGAACTTTACTGCTTAAACTGAACTTTCTTATTCATGAGAAATTGCTCCCAGCTCTATGTTCTTGTTATTACACATTCTAACTTGTGCTGTCAACTATATTAGGAAGTGGTTTTCTCTCAGCTATGTTTTACTGCAATGATGTGATGGTGGCCTTTCGTGCTGAAGTCATCTTATTGGAATTTCGTTTCAATTTACCTTTTATGCTAGCACTGCATATTTCTTAACACTTAATCCTTTTGTCAGGATGATCAACCGCCACAAAAATAGTGCATTTTGGAAAGCTGTTCGATAGAGGCATGGAATCAGCTCCTGGTCATACCCCTCTTATACATGGACTTCCTGATGAGATCGCTCTCATTTGCTTGGCAAGAGTTCCTAGGCGGTATCATAATGTTCTCAGGCGTGTCTCAAAGAGGTGGAGAGCACTGTTATGCAGTGAAGAATGGCACTTGTGCCGCAAGAGGAATAACTTGGACGAGTCATGGGTCTACGTAATCTGTAGGGAGGCAGGCATCAAATGCTATGTGTTGGCTCCTGACCCTTCAAGTTGGTGCTTTAGAATCATGCATATCATTGAACCCCCATGCTCAGGGAGGAAAGGTGTTACCATTGAGGCCTTAGACAAAAGGTTATTTCTTCTGGGTGGTTGCAGTTGCGTACATGATGCTATGGATGAAGTATATTGTTATGACGCCTCATCAAATCGCTGGAGTGCAGCAGCTCCAATGCCTACAGCAAGGTACTTAATCGATAAAGTCCATTCTCATATTTTATTCACCCTCAAGCCATACCTATATAATTATAAATACCATGCCATGTGTATTCCCTTAATCTGTGCCTATATATAGCATCTCATGTTTTCCCTATAACAGTACCTATATATAGCATGTCATGTTCTTCCTTAAGCAACACCATATATAGCATCTTTTGCAAATTGGGGACCAATTCCTTATGCTTTGTTGCTTCACTTTCAGGTGCTATTTTGTGTCTGCGTCGCTTAATGAGAAACTGTACATAACTGGTGGATATGGTTTGACAGACAAGTCGCCAAATTCGTGGGACATCTATGACCCGGCCACAGACTCATGGTGCGCCCACAAGAACCCAATGCTCACCCCTGACATAGTAAAATTCGTGGCATTGGACGAGGAGCTGGTGACCATTCACCGGGCAGCGTGGAACAGATTGTACTTCGCTGGCATATACGACCCGCTGGACCGCACCTGGAGAGGCACGGAAAACGAAATCGCTCTCTGCTGCTCCAGCCCGACAGTTGTGGTGGATGGAACACTGTACACGCTGGAGCAGTCGATGGGCACGAAGCTGATGAGGTGGCAGAAGGACACCAAGGAGTGGGCCACGCTCGGTAGGCTCTCCGACAAAGTCACAAAACCCCCTTGCGCGCTTGTGGCCATTGGCAGGAAGATTCATGTGATAGGAAGAGGGCTGAGTATAGTCACAGTTGATGTGGACACAGCGGCGAGAGTAGATGGGTTCCTGGTTACCACTTCTGTAGGCCCATTGGTTGAGGAGGACTTGACGCCGGAGAGGTGCATGGTGATCACCATCTGAAGGTGTGCATCTAAGCTTGATGCCGAGTGTATGTTCTAACTGACTATCCTCGTTGGCCGAACATTTGGCTAGTGGGGATGATTCATGCACATATATACTGTGATGTGAATTCAATAAGGCTGGACTCCATATACAGCCAACAACTAGTTAGGATTTGTTTTGGTTCTCTTGTTATTTTTGCTCTTTTTGGACTGCTGGCTGTAAGAAAAATATTTGAGCTTGTTTGTTGAGTACTGTATGTACCTGATGGATATCTGAATATAGCCGATGGGATTGCTACCTGCGAATGTGATGCTTGTTCTGGTATATTTCTCTATTTGAGATCGATCTTAGTTCAGTGTTCCAACTTCTGCAGAGATGGGCGGCGACTTGCATTGACAGTCATATGCGCATGCGCTTTATCTTTCTTGGCTCATGAAGGTTTCGTTTTGCTATCGGTGTAATGTTAAAATTGTGACTAGGTTTCGATGTCGATCGCAGAGTAGCTTATGATTTGTATACGCAGGTGATATCGTTCGTTCGTTAAGGTTACGATTATGAGGTGTGATGTGACTGCAAGAGCATATCGATTGAGATGTGTGGTGTGTGTAATAAAGCAAAAGAAAAATCAAATCGTACagggaaaaacaaaaaccaaattGAAATCGGAGGGGAGGAAAGCCGAATCGGGAAATCAAATCGtagaggaaaaagcaaaaaaaaaaagacaaaaacatatcagagccaggtttcgatcctgggacctgtgggttatgggcccaccacgcttccgctgcgccacTCTGATCTTTGTGTTAGCGTGGCAGTTACAATTAACATGTACTGTTATCATGAGTCTGTTTCAGCTCAATTATTGTAttttttcaaataattttattttaATAAATAATTACAGATTTGGGTGTTCTTTTTACAAAATTACAAAACTAGCATAGAATTGCCGACAGCCTGCGTGGTAAATGAAAACCACAGTGCAGAGTCCAGTTGGCAACTGGTTAGCCGACTAAAAATCTTACAGGCTCTCCAGTAGCCGATTAGTAAAATTATAAAGACCTCAAAAACAAATTATAAATTTATATGGAGATGCTAAAAAGATCAAACGCAACATATTTATTTGGATATAACATCATCCTCTTATCTGTCCTTTTATAACCACTGAGAGTTTTTTTCAGTCCTTTTCTATCTATTTATCCTGAAAGAATAAATCAAACAtagcatgtgtcatattttttatttttcctaacaagttttttttagaaaaatatcaAAGACATATATTGCCCTCACAACTTAtccatgattttttttctaaaaagggTTTTCATATGAGTTATACAAGAGGCAATAACAACAATATGTCGtcatatttttttttattatgcTGAACTCTTGAAAATATTCTCTAATAAAATAATATTTCAACTATGCCCGACACCCTGCGGCTGGATCGATCAAGCGACAAGAAGGCGCACTGATCCACTATAGTCTGATCTAGCCTCACTTCCTCTACTTTCATCAACTGTGCATCAGCAAGATCGCGAGGAAGAGGCACCGACCAACCGCGGCCCAATCCAGACTCGATGGCACCTAGCGTCTCTTGCTCATCGGTGAACTGCCCTCGATCTCGCCACGAGGACTCTAACGACTACTCCTCGACATGTAAAGTGTTCTCTCGACGCGCTAGCATGGCTAGTTAGTCACTCCAATTTATTTAGTGGTACTGCTACGACATTTGGCGCGACTAAAACGCTAGTTCCAGAAAATTAAGTTTGTGAtcttttaaaatattttttctcgatcacgcaaAAGATTTGCGCGTTTTTGTATTAAGATAGAGAAATGTTGAATACAACATGCCTTAGCGGCGCCCTAGGCTACTATAGAATAAAATGTTCCAGAATactcttgcaaaatgaaacactCGATGTCCAGTTCCATCACTGCTCAATTGTCATCTCCTTGCTGGATTCCAACGGAGGCATCCAAATGCCAAAAGCACATGCATCAGTCGCACTAGTAAATGCAACGGTAAAGAAATAATACAACGGTTGTAAGTGTAAATGGGGTCGAAGGAGTGACTGGAGCGCTGAGCACCTGATGTGGCACACCCTTAGGCTTATCGGCTCTTCGGATGCCGATATGCCTATCAGCACAAAAATCTTTTTTTATTTGACAACATCGACACAAAAAATCTTTGACGTGGTCAGACTAATCTTTTTTTATTTGACAACATCGACACAAAAAATCTTTGACGTGGTCAGACTAATCTGCATACAAGGCGTGATATGGGCATATCGGCTAACCAACAGCCCATAACCATCCAATCGGCTTTCAAGTGCCGATAGGCACTTATTTTTGTAAAATTTCTATAACACCGTCTAGATGTGATGCCCGTGAGCATGTCATGTCTCCGGCTGGGAACGAGATGAGCCCGGACCTGGACCTGCCAGCCTGTTTAGCATGTCATGTCATGGACTCATGATCGTGAGCTCGTCCACAACCAACGGGAAGAGAAGGAAACTGGCGGCAGCCTCTTTTGTCGAAATCTGCTATGTATTGGCTGGTAACTGGTTGGTAAGCTACGGTTACACGTACGGTAGGCAGGCAGGCAGGTTGATTCAGGGGCCCACAGTGATGTGATgcttcctttcatcatttttcaTCATGGTCGGAAGCTAGCATTAGACTGTCTCCGACCATCGCACCCAGAAATACTCTTCTATGCGTAAATGGTTCAATATCTATTTTTAGTATTATTTAATTAGGTCTTCAGAAAAAAGAATACTCAGTTTTAGATTATGTCTCTCATGGTATCTAAAATAGGTCTTCCATATAAATACTCTGTTAGAGGCTATACGTATTGTGTTGAAGATCCATTTTAGGTTTAGGTTTGGGTTTTACAATAGGTCTCATGTTGAATTCAGTCTTAGAGAAGATAGGATATCTAGGAGAGTTGATCAGCTCTTTGTGTGTTTCGATAATATAACTCGTATCTTTTCTGGTAAGAAAGATGATATATGAATAAATAAATAATCCTTTGAAGTCTGTGTacaacagcctgttcgtttagctgtggcttgtcgtaaacgatcgtaaattttcagccgaaacagtatttttctctcacacaaaccagccagcagtacttcttcacaaaccagcaacgatatgtcCCGGGTGCAGGGAAGCAGAGATAGCACACCCAACAAGCAACGAGCTGTTAGTTATCAACAATCAGCAGTTGTTTGTTTACAGCGACACAGGATGACATACATTCACTAGGCTGGCAACAGAGGAAGTCAGTGTAGAAGCAGAATCAGCATATTCGGTCATCCTTCCTCCTTTTTTTCCTTTATATATCATTCCTCATTCAACTCTGTACATGTAACAGATCGTTCTTTTGCTATCTACCTACTAAATGCAAAGGCAGAACACTTGCCCAATttgctaaaaaaaataaaataatcctTCATACGAGGGGCAcatgagatgagatgagatgatttCCACTGTATCGACTATATATTACGGTGGAAAAGAGGGAAAGGCCGAAAGCTGAAAGCCTGAAAGCAGGCAGGAGTTACTCCAAGAGGATTGTTGGTCATCGGCCGCCTGCTGCTCTTGCCAAACACTCTGACG is from Miscanthus floridulus cultivar M001 chromosome 7, ASM1932011v1, whole genome shotgun sequence and encodes:
- the LOC136466562 gene encoding RNA-binding NOB1-like protein, whose product is MEAWPPLAPAAAAAATPTTAASDDEAAPPAGAGAWGAAATAQRKAVEKESTAQAVSRIVASCANSSGVAVAVVDANAVISGGSALSTSAGRLVTVPEVLEEVRDAAARRRLGLLPVPVETVEPAPEFVKKVTKFARETGDIQTLSDVDIKVIALAYMLEAEIHGTSHLREHPPPLREVNVRKLSEAPLPGWGSNVPNLKEWEELDQMSEAGGDINSRILPLKDIENQDIPMSETNSVCEAQEDTEHQPSEKDAPVAWEEDENNVGWMPAVSRNTHRRYLRRKARRDALKESRQSFETSSVAPSIDDDKVPSGNGGLKHGLTSTDGLNSVPEKISASSDGFEHQAENHTEIAGEHLHSDQLAYGDDTDACTKELDNLDIKGEDEGGDDAHSIDESSEQSWTLRSLSESTVACVTSDYAMQNVILQIGLRLVAPGGMQIRQMHRWVLRCHACYKVTQEVGKIFCPKCGNGGTLRKVSVTVGENEITMASRRPRVTLRGTKFSLPMPQGGRAAITKNPILREDQLPQKVLHPKVKKSSKEDDFLGVDDIFSHSGDKKAPLKPPVRKALAMFSGKRNPNDNHFSRKKH
- the LOC136466564 gene encoding F-box/kelch-repeat protein SKIP4-like — protein: MESAPGHTPLIHGLPDEIALICLARVPRRYHNVLRRVSKRWRALLCSEEWHLCRKRNNLDESWVYVICREAGIKCYVLAPDPSSWCFRIMHIIEPPCSGRKGVTIEALDKRLFLLGGCSCVHDAMDEVYCYDASSNRWSAAAPMPTARCYFVSASLNEKLYITGGYGLTDKSPNSWDIYDPATDSWCAHKNPMLTPDIVKFVALDEELVTIHRAAWNRLYFAGIYDPLDRTWRGTENEIALCCSSPTVVVDGTLYTLEQSMGTKLMRWQKDTKEWATLGRLSDKVTKPPCALVAIGRKIHVIGRGLSIVTVDVDTAARVDGFLVTTSVGPLVEEDLTPERCMVITI